One window of the Larus michahellis chromosome 24, bLarMic1.1, whole genome shotgun sequence genome contains the following:
- the VPS72 gene encoding vacuolar protein sorting-associated protein 72 homolog — protein sequence MQPPARPRFSAVVTQTRFPPSPGPAVLPLALQGASATIGSSALAPLCLAAQRRAGGEAGAGQDAQPSADGGGGGAMSLAEGRAPRRTAGNRLSGLLEAEEEDEFYQTTYGGFTEESGDDEYRGDQSDSDDEVDSDFDIDEGEEPASDQDESEPKRRRRVVTKAYREPLKSLRPKKTDVPTGGSQKPREVKSIPLELQDDVGDSRKHMRQSTTEHTRQTFLRIQERQVQSKRKKGGPNYDRPLTQEELLEEAKITEEINLRSLENYERLEADKKKQVQKKRKCVGPVIRYWSVTMPLVPEPGKEENVDVEGLDQDPQQAEAAPAPAPASAGKCSRTFISFSDDETFERFFPKAKQPRLPVREICPVTHKPAVYRDPITDIPYSNIRAFKIIREAYKKYITAHGLPSAAASAALGAAAPPGPDPNVRPTRQKIIIKQSVPTT from the exons ATGCAACCGCCGGCGCGGCCCCGCTTCTCCGCGGTTGTGACGCAGACccggttccccccctccccgggacccgCAGTGCTCCCTCTGGCCCTCCAGGGGGCGTCCGCCACCATCGGCAGCTCGGCGCTCGCTCCGCTTTGCCTGGCGGCGcagcggcgggccgggggcgaggccggggccgggcaggacgCGCAGCCGAGCgccgatggcggcggcggcggcgcgatGAGCCTGGCGGAGGGCCGCGCTCCGCGGCGCACGGCCGGGAACCGGCTCTCGGGGCTGCTGGAggccgaggaggaggatgagTTCTACCAGACCACCTACGGCGGCTTCACCGAG GAGTCGGGCGATGACGAGTACCGGGGCGACCAGTCAGACAGCGACGACGAGGTGGACTCGGACTTCGACATCGACGAGGGCGAGGAACCCGCCAGCGACCAGGACGAGAGCGAGCCCAAGCGCCGCCGCCGCGTTGTCACCAAGGCTTACCGG GAGCCACTCAAGAGCCTGCGCCCCAAGAAGACGGATGTCCCCACGGGCGGCTCCCAGAAGCCGCGAGAGGTGAAATCCATCCCCTTGGAGCTCCAGGATGACGTGGGAGACA GCCGGAAGCACATGCGGCAGTCGACGACGGAGCACACGCGACAAACCTTCCTGCGCATCCAAGAGCGGCAGGTCCAGTCCAAGCGTAAGAAGGGCGGCCCCAACTACGACCGGCCTCTGAcacaggaggagctgctggaggaggccaaGATCACGGAGGAGATCAACCTGCGCTCCCTGG AGAATTACGAGCGCCTGGAAGCCGACAAGAAGAAGCAAGTCCAGAAGAAGCGGAAGTGCGTGGGGCCCGTTATCCGGTACTGGTCCGTCACCATGCCCCTCGTCCCAGAGCCGGGCAAGGAGGAGAACGTGGATGTGGAGGG GTTGGACCAAGACCCACAGCAGGCCgaagcagctccagccccagctccggcTTCCGCTGGGAAGTGCTCCCGTACCTTCATCTCCTTCAGTGACGACGAAACCTTCGAGCGTTTCTTCCCCAAAGCGAAACAGCCGCGGCTGCCGGTGCGGGAGATCTGCCCCGTCACCCACAAACCGGCTGTTTACCGCGACCCCATCACCGACATCCCCTACTCCAACATCCGCGCCTTCAAAATCATCCGGGAGGCCTACAAGAAATACATCACAGCACACGGGCTGCCCAGCGCTGCCGCCTCCGCCGCCCTGggggccgccgctccccccggccccgaccccAACGTCCGTCCCACCCGCCAGAAGATCATCATCAAGCAAAGCGTCCCCACAACCTGA
- the TMOD4 gene encoding tropomodulin-4 isoform X1, with the protein MTSYRQELEKYRDIDEDKILRELSAEELEQLDMELLEMDPENVLLPAGLRQRDQTQKSPTGPLDREALLQHLEKQALEAGERDDLVPFTGEKKGKPFVPKNPTREIPREEQITLEPELEEALANATEAEMCDIAAILGMYTLMSNKQYYDAICSGTISNTEGINSVVKPDTYKPVPDEPPNPTNVEETLRQIQANDGALEEVNLNNIKDIPISTLKAICEAMKTNTHVKKLSLVATRSNDPVASAVAEMLMENKTLQSLNIESNFITSAGMMSIIKAMYHNTTLSELKVDNQCQRLGDTVEMEMATMLEQCPSVVRFGYHFTQQGPRARAAIAITNNNELRRKQKKT; encoded by the exons ATGACGTCCTACCGGCAGGAGCTGGAGAAGTACCGGGACATCGACGAGGACAAGATCCTGCGGGAGCTGTCGGCcgaggagctggagcagctggacATGGAGCTGCTGGAGATGGACCCCGAG AACGTGCTGctgccggcggggctgcggcagcGGGACCAGACGCAGAAGAGCCCGACGGGGCCGCTGGACCGGGAGGCCCTGCTGCAGCACCTGGAGAAGCAGGCGCTGGAGGCCGGCGAGCGCGACGACCTGGTGCCCTTCACCGGCGAGAAGAAAG GGAAGCCCTTCGTGCCCAAGAACCCGACGCGGGAGATCCCCCGGGAGGAGCAGATCACGCTGGAGCCCGAGCTGGAGGAGGCGCTGGCCAACGCCACCGAGGCCGAGATGTGCGACATCGCCG CCATCCTGGGCATGTACACGCTGATGAGCAACAAGCAGTACTACGACGCGATCTGCAGCGGGACCATCTCCAACACGGAGGGCATCAACA GTGTGGTGAAGCCCGACACGTACAAGCCGGTGCCCGACGAGCCCCCCAATCCCACCAACGTGGAGGAGACGCTGCGGCAGATCCAGGCCAACGACGGGGCTCTGGAAGAAGTCAACCTCAACAACATCAAG GACATTCCCATCTCCACGCTGAAGGCCATCTGTGAGGCCATGAAAACCAACACCCACGTCAAGAAGCTCAGCCTGGTGGCCACCCGCAGCAACGACCCCGTGGCCAGC GCTGTGGCTGAGATGCTGATGGAGAACAAGACCCTGCAGAGCCTCAACATCGAATCCAACTTCATCACCAGCGCCGGCATGATGAGCATCATCAAGGCCATGTACCACAACACCACCCTCAGCGAGCTCAAGGTGGACAACCAG TGCCAGCGGCTGGGCGACACggtggagatggagatggccaccatgctggagcagtgcCCCTCCGTCGTGCGCTTCGGCTACCACTTCACGCAGCAAGGCCCCCGTGCCCGCGCCGCCATCGCCATCACCAACAACAACGAGCTCC gtcgcaagcagaagaaaacataa
- the TMOD4 gene encoding tropomodulin-4 isoform X2 has protein sequence MELLEMDPENVLLPAGLRQRDQTQKSPTGPLDREALLQHLEKQALEAGERDDLVPFTGEKKGKPFVPKNPTREIPREEQITLEPELEEALANATEAEMCDIAAILGMYTLMSNKQYYDAICSGTISNTEGINSVVKPDTYKPVPDEPPNPTNVEETLRQIQANDGALEEVNLNNIKDIPISTLKAICEAMKTNTHVKKLSLVATRSNDPVASAVAEMLMENKTLQSLNIESNFITSAGMMSIIKAMYHNTTLSELKVDNQCQRLGDTVEMEMATMLEQCPSVVRFGYHFTQQGPRARAAIAITNNNELRRKQKKT, from the exons ATGGAGCTGCTGGAGATGGACCCCGAG AACGTGCTGctgccggcggggctgcggcagcGGGACCAGACGCAGAAGAGCCCGACGGGGCCGCTGGACCGGGAGGCCCTGCTGCAGCACCTGGAGAAGCAGGCGCTGGAGGCCGGCGAGCGCGACGACCTGGTGCCCTTCACCGGCGAGAAGAAAG GGAAGCCCTTCGTGCCCAAGAACCCGACGCGGGAGATCCCCCGGGAGGAGCAGATCACGCTGGAGCCCGAGCTGGAGGAGGCGCTGGCCAACGCCACCGAGGCCGAGATGTGCGACATCGCCG CCATCCTGGGCATGTACACGCTGATGAGCAACAAGCAGTACTACGACGCGATCTGCAGCGGGACCATCTCCAACACGGAGGGCATCAACA GTGTGGTGAAGCCCGACACGTACAAGCCGGTGCCCGACGAGCCCCCCAATCCCACCAACGTGGAGGAGACGCTGCGGCAGATCCAGGCCAACGACGGGGCTCTGGAAGAAGTCAACCTCAACAACATCAAG GACATTCCCATCTCCACGCTGAAGGCCATCTGTGAGGCCATGAAAACCAACACCCACGTCAAGAAGCTCAGCCTGGTGGCCACCCGCAGCAACGACCCCGTGGCCAGC GCTGTGGCTGAGATGCTGATGGAGAACAAGACCCTGCAGAGCCTCAACATCGAATCCAACTTCATCACCAGCGCCGGCATGATGAGCATCATCAAGGCCATGTACCACAACACCACCCTCAGCGAGCTCAAGGTGGACAACCAG TGCCAGCGGCTGGGCGACACggtggagatggagatggccaccatgctggagcagtgcCCCTCCGTCGTGCGCTTCGGCTACCACTTCACGCAGCAAGGCCCCCGTGCCCGCGCCGCCATCGCCATCACCAACAACAACGAGCTCC gtcgcaagcagaagaaaacataa